One Scomber japonicus isolate fScoJap1 chromosome 1, fScoJap1.pri, whole genome shotgun sequence DNA window includes the following coding sequences:
- the usp10 gene encoding ubiquitin carboxyl-terminal hydrolase 10 isoform X1 yields the protein MASYSNQYIFGEFSPDEINQFFVTPRCYVELPPFNDKVPCVSQSSGSYCTPAVPYIMESMGLQVCAEDYQRIEFGVDEVMDSKPVGVNDPLYKVSSTLNPQAPEFILGCQTAQKAQQTVPPAADVPDGAHFNSLDGPDTEASALDNHQACQDMDGLPGSLGQRERKKKKKRPPGYYNYLDPATGSSNNSSSAADGTPVTALVNGHALGTPHHSAEDVDGKALSGAELSTPCLVSTATAAVTATKFAPTSAADQRTCDSPDDSSLDLTSGAASLSDGNNATSSSSSSSQSRGMTEGPRTADQQPDHLAPQSPELSDTPHSPRSKSPLPPSAAVATPSVAASIMTTELEGRELADSGVANGLAEPDTPVSADGHKEDCEIGEQAQQGSPDSAAQPVVTEQAQSPVIPAAPTANLPKSWASLFHNSKPLPGGPQAFVEVKNVVEVVAPSLATPEQPEKVVEVKDGPVHVSEDPMAPKLAELIENVKLIHKPVSLQPRGLINKGNWCYINATLQALIACPPMYHLMKSIPLHNETQRPCTSTPMIDNFVRLVNEFNNMPVPSKAKQQAVGEKAMKDIRPGVPFEPTYIYRLLTLIKSSLSEKGRQEDAEEYLGFTLNGLHEEMLALKKLISPQEEKAPTPNGPESQPGVEEDVADKEEEGSEDEWEQVGPRNKTSITRQADFVRTPITDIFGGHIRSVVYQQNSKESATLQPFFTLQLDIQSEKIRTVQEALETLVARESVQGYTSKTKQEIEISRRVTLEELPPVLVLHLKRFIFEKTGGCQKLTKNIDYPVDLEISKDLLSSGVRSKVVKGQRTYRLFAVVYHHGNSATGGHYTTDVFHIGLNGWLRIDDQTVKVINQYQVVKQTAERTAYLLYYRRVDLL from the exons CAGAAGACTATCAGCGCATTGAGTTTGGCGTTGACGAGGTGATGGACTCTAAGCCTGTTGGGGTGAATGATCCCTTATACAAGGTGTCGAGCACCCTCAACCCCCAGGCTCCAGAGTTCATCCTGGGCTGCCAGACAGCCCAGAAAGCCCAACAGACAGTTCCACCAGCAGCTGATGTCCCTGATGGAGCTCACTTCAACTCGCTGGATGGCCCCGACACAGAGGCCTCGGCCTTGGACAATCACCAGGCCTGCCAGGACATGGACGGACTCCCTGGCAGCCTTGGACAGcgggagaggaagaaaaagaaaaagcgaCCGCCAGGATATTACAACTACCTGGACCCGGCAACtggcagcagcaacaacagcagcagtgcagcagaTGGGACGCCTGTGACAGCACTGGTGAACGGACATGCACTCGGCACCCCACACCACAGTGCTGAGGATGTGGACGGTAAGGCATTGTCAGGGGCTGAACTTTCCACCCCTTGTCTTGTCTCCACGGCAACAGCCGCAGTGACAGCAACCAAGTTTGCCCCCACATCCGCTGCCGATCAGAGGACTTGTGATAGCCCTGATGACTCTTCTTTGGACTTAACAAGTGGAGCTGCCTCTTTATCAGATGGCAACAATGcaacttcctcctcttcatcctcctctcaaAGCAGAGGGATGACAGAGGGACCGAGGACTGCAGATCAGCAGCCAGATCATTTGGCTCCACAGAGCCCTGAACTTTCAGATACTCCACACAGCCCCCGCTCCAAatcacctcttcctccttcagctGCTGTGGCTACCCCCTCCGTTGCGGCATCCATTATGACTACTGAATTGGAGGGAAGGGAGTTAGCAGACAGTGGGGTAGCCAATGGGCTAGCAGAGCCTGATACTCCTGTCAGTGCAGATGGACACAAAGAAGACTGTGAGATTGGGGAGCAGGCTCAGCAGGGCTCCCCAGACTCTGCTGCCCAGCCAGTAGTGACAGAGCAGGCTCAATCGCCTGTGATTCCTGCTGCACCTACTGCCAACCTCCCCAAATCCTGGGCTAGCCTCTTCCACAACTCCAAGCCTCTGCCTGGGGGCCCTCAGGCCTTTGTGGAGGTAAAGAATGTTGTGGAAGTCGTGGCTCCCTCCCTTGCTACGCCAGAGCAGCCTGAGAAAGTTGTGGAGGTCAAAGATGGCCCTGTCCACGTATCAGAGGATCCTATGGCCCCTAAACTTGCAG AACTTATTGAGAATGTGAAGTTGATACATAAACCAGTGTCTTTGCAGCCGAGAGGACTGATCAACAAGGGAAACTGGTGCTATATCAACGCT ACCCTACAGGCCCTGATTGCATGCCCTCCCATGTATCACCTGATGAAGTCCATTCCTCTGCATAATGAAACACAGAGACCATGTACTTCCACACCCATGATAGACAACTT TGTAAGGCTGGTAAATGAGTTCAACAACATGCCTGTGCCATCTAAAGCCAAACAGCAAG CTGTTGGCGAGAAGGCCATGAAAGACATTCGACCTGGTGTACCTTTTGAACCCACTTACATCTATAGACTTCTCACTCTCATCAAGTCAAGTCTCTCTGAGAAG GGTCGACAGGAAGATGCGGAGGAGTACCTTGGCTTCACTCTAAATGGATTGCACGAGGAGATGCTGGCATTGAAAAAACTAATCTCGCCTCAGGAAGAGA AAGCTCCCACGCCTAACGGACCAGAGTCCCAGCCAGGTGTGGAGGAAGATGTTGCTGATAAGGAGGAAGAGGGTAGTGAGGATGAGTGGGAGCAAGTTGGCCCCCGAAACAAGACTTCCATCACTCGCCAAGCTGACTTTGTCCGCACGCCAATCACTGACATATTTGGCGGACACATCAG ATCGGTGGTGTATCAACAGAACTCTAAGGAGTCAGCCACGCTGCAGCCTTTCTTTACTCTGCAGCTGGACATCCAGTCAGAGAAGATCCGCACTGTCCAGGAGGCTCTAGAAACCTTGGTGGCACGGGAGTCTGTCCAGGGCTACACTTCTAAAACCAAGCAGGAG ATTGAGATCAGTCGGAGGGTAACTCTGGAAGAGCTGCCCCCTGTGTTAGTGCTCCATCTTAAGAGATTTATTTTTGAAAAGACTGGAGGCTGCCAGAAACTGACCAAGAACATCGATTACCCCGTTGACCTGGAAATTAGCAAAG ATCTCTTATCCTCTGGAGTGCGGAGCAAAGTTGTCAAAGGCCAAAGAACTTACAGGCTCTTTGcag TTGTCTATCACCATGGGAATAGCGCGACAGGCGGTCATTACACCACGGATGTCTTCCACATTGGTCTTAATGGCTGGCTGCGCATCGACGACCAGACGGTGAAGGTCATCAACCAGTACCAGGTGGTGAAGCAGACTGCAGAGCGCACCGCTTACCTGCTGTACTACCGCCGTGTCGACCtgctgtag
- the usp10 gene encoding ubiquitin carboxyl-terminal hydrolase 10 isoform X2 yields the protein MASYSNQYIFGEFSPDEINQFFVTPRCYVELPPFNDKVPCVSQSSGSYCTPAVPYIMESMGLQVCEDYQRIEFGVDEVMDSKPVGVNDPLYKVSSTLNPQAPEFILGCQTAQKAQQTVPPAADVPDGAHFNSLDGPDTEASALDNHQACQDMDGLPGSLGQRERKKKKKRPPGYYNYLDPATGSSNNSSSAADGTPVTALVNGHALGTPHHSAEDVDGKALSGAELSTPCLVSTATAAVTATKFAPTSAADQRTCDSPDDSSLDLTSGAASLSDGNNATSSSSSSSQSRGMTEGPRTADQQPDHLAPQSPELSDTPHSPRSKSPLPPSAAVATPSVAASIMTTELEGRELADSGVANGLAEPDTPVSADGHKEDCEIGEQAQQGSPDSAAQPVVTEQAQSPVIPAAPTANLPKSWASLFHNSKPLPGGPQAFVEVKNVVEVVAPSLATPEQPEKVVEVKDGPVHVSEDPMAPKLAELIENVKLIHKPVSLQPRGLINKGNWCYINATLQALIACPPMYHLMKSIPLHNETQRPCTSTPMIDNFVRLVNEFNNMPVPSKAKQQAVGEKAMKDIRPGVPFEPTYIYRLLTLIKSSLSEKGRQEDAEEYLGFTLNGLHEEMLALKKLISPQEEKAPTPNGPESQPGVEEDVADKEEEGSEDEWEQVGPRNKTSITRQADFVRTPITDIFGGHIRSVVYQQNSKESATLQPFFTLQLDIQSEKIRTVQEALETLVARESVQGYTSKTKQEIEISRRVTLEELPPVLVLHLKRFIFEKTGGCQKLTKNIDYPVDLEISKDLLSSGVRSKVVKGQRTYRLFAVVYHHGNSATGGHYTTDVFHIGLNGWLRIDDQTVKVINQYQVVKQTAERTAYLLYYRRVDLL from the exons AAGACTATCAGCGCATTGAGTTTGGCGTTGACGAGGTGATGGACTCTAAGCCTGTTGGGGTGAATGATCCCTTATACAAGGTGTCGAGCACCCTCAACCCCCAGGCTCCAGAGTTCATCCTGGGCTGCCAGACAGCCCAGAAAGCCCAACAGACAGTTCCACCAGCAGCTGATGTCCCTGATGGAGCTCACTTCAACTCGCTGGATGGCCCCGACACAGAGGCCTCGGCCTTGGACAATCACCAGGCCTGCCAGGACATGGACGGACTCCCTGGCAGCCTTGGACAGcgggagaggaagaaaaagaaaaagcgaCCGCCAGGATATTACAACTACCTGGACCCGGCAACtggcagcagcaacaacagcagcagtgcagcagaTGGGACGCCTGTGACAGCACTGGTGAACGGACATGCACTCGGCACCCCACACCACAGTGCTGAGGATGTGGACGGTAAGGCATTGTCAGGGGCTGAACTTTCCACCCCTTGTCTTGTCTCCACGGCAACAGCCGCAGTGACAGCAACCAAGTTTGCCCCCACATCCGCTGCCGATCAGAGGACTTGTGATAGCCCTGATGACTCTTCTTTGGACTTAACAAGTGGAGCTGCCTCTTTATCAGATGGCAACAATGcaacttcctcctcttcatcctcctctcaaAGCAGAGGGATGACAGAGGGACCGAGGACTGCAGATCAGCAGCCAGATCATTTGGCTCCACAGAGCCCTGAACTTTCAGATACTCCACACAGCCCCCGCTCCAAatcacctcttcctccttcagctGCTGTGGCTACCCCCTCCGTTGCGGCATCCATTATGACTACTGAATTGGAGGGAAGGGAGTTAGCAGACAGTGGGGTAGCCAATGGGCTAGCAGAGCCTGATACTCCTGTCAGTGCAGATGGACACAAAGAAGACTGTGAGATTGGGGAGCAGGCTCAGCAGGGCTCCCCAGACTCTGCTGCCCAGCCAGTAGTGACAGAGCAGGCTCAATCGCCTGTGATTCCTGCTGCACCTACTGCCAACCTCCCCAAATCCTGGGCTAGCCTCTTCCACAACTCCAAGCCTCTGCCTGGGGGCCCTCAGGCCTTTGTGGAGGTAAAGAATGTTGTGGAAGTCGTGGCTCCCTCCCTTGCTACGCCAGAGCAGCCTGAGAAAGTTGTGGAGGTCAAAGATGGCCCTGTCCACGTATCAGAGGATCCTATGGCCCCTAAACTTGCAG AACTTATTGAGAATGTGAAGTTGATACATAAACCAGTGTCTTTGCAGCCGAGAGGACTGATCAACAAGGGAAACTGGTGCTATATCAACGCT ACCCTACAGGCCCTGATTGCATGCCCTCCCATGTATCACCTGATGAAGTCCATTCCTCTGCATAATGAAACACAGAGACCATGTACTTCCACACCCATGATAGACAACTT TGTAAGGCTGGTAAATGAGTTCAACAACATGCCTGTGCCATCTAAAGCCAAACAGCAAG CTGTTGGCGAGAAGGCCATGAAAGACATTCGACCTGGTGTACCTTTTGAACCCACTTACATCTATAGACTTCTCACTCTCATCAAGTCAAGTCTCTCTGAGAAG GGTCGACAGGAAGATGCGGAGGAGTACCTTGGCTTCACTCTAAATGGATTGCACGAGGAGATGCTGGCATTGAAAAAACTAATCTCGCCTCAGGAAGAGA AAGCTCCCACGCCTAACGGACCAGAGTCCCAGCCAGGTGTGGAGGAAGATGTTGCTGATAAGGAGGAAGAGGGTAGTGAGGATGAGTGGGAGCAAGTTGGCCCCCGAAACAAGACTTCCATCACTCGCCAAGCTGACTTTGTCCGCACGCCAATCACTGACATATTTGGCGGACACATCAG ATCGGTGGTGTATCAACAGAACTCTAAGGAGTCAGCCACGCTGCAGCCTTTCTTTACTCTGCAGCTGGACATCCAGTCAGAGAAGATCCGCACTGTCCAGGAGGCTCTAGAAACCTTGGTGGCACGGGAGTCTGTCCAGGGCTACACTTCTAAAACCAAGCAGGAG ATTGAGATCAGTCGGAGGGTAACTCTGGAAGAGCTGCCCCCTGTGTTAGTGCTCCATCTTAAGAGATTTATTTTTGAAAAGACTGGAGGCTGCCAGAAACTGACCAAGAACATCGATTACCCCGTTGACCTGGAAATTAGCAAAG ATCTCTTATCCTCTGGAGTGCGGAGCAAAGTTGTCAAAGGCCAAAGAACTTACAGGCTCTTTGcag TTGTCTATCACCATGGGAATAGCGCGACAGGCGGTCATTACACCACGGATGTCTTCCACATTGGTCTTAATGGCTGGCTGCGCATCGACGACCAGACGGTGAAGGTCATCAACCAGTACCAGGTGGTGAAGCAGACTGCAGAGCGCACCGCTTACCTGCTGTACTACCGCCGTGTCGACCtgctgtag